In Halovivax gelatinilyticus, the following are encoded in one genomic region:
- a CDS encoding methyltransferase family protein produces the protein MRVSSAFLKTTCFTILVPGTVAVGIPQLLTRWRPYPRLPISERTGRVLGTFSIVAGGVVYVHTAFRFGSKGGTPSPTDEPDDLVTGGLYAHSRNPMYVGVVLVIVGQALRRRSTSILWWAAGAWIGFHNRVIGYEEPHLAEKHGDAYEQYRERVPRWISRP, from the coding sequence ATGCGTGTTTCGAGTGCGTTCTTGAAAACGACTTGCTTTACGATACTCGTCCCGGGAACCGTCGCCGTCGGAATTCCACAGCTGCTGACGAGGTGGCGACCCTACCCGCGACTTCCGATCAGTGAGCGCACGGGACGGGTACTCGGCACGTTCTCTATCGTGGCGGGTGGCGTCGTGTACGTCCACACTGCGTTCCGATTCGGGTCGAAGGGTGGGACGCCCTCGCCGACGGACGAACCCGACGATCTCGTCACCGGCGGACTCTACGCACACTCGCGCAATCCGATGTACGTCGGGGTGGTACTCGTCATCGTCGGTCAGGCGCTTCGCCGCCGCTCGACGTCGATCCTCTGGTGGGCCGCCGGCGCGTGGATCGGCTTTCACAACCGCGTTATCGGGTACGAAGAACCCCACCTCGCCGAGAAACACGGCGACGCGTACGAGCAGTATCGCGAGCGGGTGCCGCGGTGGATTTCCCGCCCGTAG
- a CDS encoding DUF2270 domain-containing protein: MADSSSDEFDPTARDQREIGREMVDESTGLGSVMAHAYRGEIDRVGTWRQRLDETTTWAVTLMAAILTWAFSSTDNPHYILLIGIVVVTIFLGIEARRYRDYDVFRSRARVIQENLFANALDPSQGTESHDWRAELSKDYRRPTLKVSLSEALANRLRRVYLALLGILVVAWIFRITAFAPREAWLTTAGIARLPGVTVVAVVAVFYLVLLAVSFWPRERHAKGEFREGDPEDWKETE; encoded by the coding sequence ATGGCCGATTCGAGTAGCGACGAATTCGACCCAACCGCGCGGGACCAGCGGGAGATCGGCCGCGAAATGGTCGACGAGAGCACGGGACTCGGCTCGGTGATGGCTCACGCCTATCGCGGAGAGATCGACCGTGTGGGAACGTGGCGCCAGCGCCTCGACGAGACGACGACGTGGGCGGTGACGCTGATGGCAGCGATCCTGACGTGGGCGTTTTCGAGTACCGACAACCCACACTATATCTTGCTGATCGGGATCGTCGTCGTCACCATCTTTCTGGGCATCGAAGCCCGGCGGTACCGGGACTACGACGTCTTTCGATCTCGTGCTCGAGTCATCCAGGAGAACCTGTTCGCAAACGCCCTCGATCCATCTCAGGGCACCGAAAGTCACGACTGGCGAGCGGAACTCAGCAAGGACTATCGCAGGCCCACGCTGAAAGTCTCGCTATCCGAAGCACTCGCAAACCGGCTCCGACGCGTGTACCTCGCGCTGCTCGGAATCCTAGTGGTCGCGTGGATCTTCAGGATTACAGCGTTCGCGCCGCGCGAGGCCTGGCTGACAACCGCTGGAATCGCCCGTCTCCCAGGCGTTACGGTGGTTGCCGTCGTGGCTGTGTTCTACCTCGTACTGCTGGCCGTCTCCTTCTGGCCCCGCGAGCGCCACGCCAAAGGTGAGTTCCGTGAAGGAGACCCGGAAGACTGGAAAGAGACAGAGTAG
- a CDS encoding DUF4352 domain-containing protein, producing MVGELIEGDALQLVVEDVSTTRELDEFTEADAGNEFLVVRLAYKNISDEFHSVSGWLSTRVRDAEAYIYDQSLFGTGESLNDGEIAPGEVERGDVVYEVPEDASEFVLKFDFERGLFEELERATIDLEAESDDPHVLEQELGVEVYEIGDSVEHEGTTVTVNEIATETQLDDFTEAEDGFEYLIVDITVGNETGEEHRVSTILQMQLKDQSGLSYGEDFGASTALDRAFDEGSPIADGDERRGQITYEIEDGLEPLYWVFEFALFADGDKTFWQLR from the coding sequence GTGGTAGGAGAGCTGATCGAAGGGGATGCCCTTCAGCTCGTCGTCGAGGACGTCTCGACGACCCGCGAACTCGACGAGTTTACCGAGGCCGACGCGGGTAATGAGTTTCTCGTCGTTCGATTGGCGTACAAAAACATCAGCGACGAGTTTCACTCGGTGAGCGGGTGGCTCAGCACCCGGGTTCGTGATGCTGAGGCCTACATCTACGATCAGAGTCTGTTCGGGACGGGAGAGTCCTTGAATGACGGCGAGATCGCGCCCGGAGAAGTCGAACGCGGTGACGTCGTCTACGAAGTCCCCGAGGATGCATCGGAATTCGTCCTCAAGTTCGACTTCGAGCGTGGCCTCTTCGAGGAGTTAGAACGAGCGACGATCGATCTCGAGGCGGAGAGCGACGACCCACACGTCCTCGAGCAAGAACTGGGAGTCGAGGTCTACGAAATCGGTGACAGCGTCGAACACGAGGGCACGACCGTGACGGTCAATGAAATCGCCACGGAGACCCAGCTTGACGACTTTACGGAGGCGGAAGACGGCTTCGAGTACCTCATCGTGGACATCACCGTTGGGAACGAAACTGGTGAAGAACACCGGGTTTCGACAATACTTCAGATGCAACTCAAAGACCAATCCGGACTGAGCTACGGCGAAGATTTCGGGGCATCGACCGCCCTCGACCGAGCATTCGATGAAGGTTCGCCGATCGCAGACGGAGACGAACGGCGCGGACAGATCACATACGAAATCGAGGACGGACTCGAACCGCTGTACTGGGTGTTCGAATTTGCGCTGTTCGCCGACGGTGACAAGACGTTCTGGCAGCTTCGATAA
- a CDS encoding tyrosine-type recombinase/integrase: MTRTNDVPELAEDLDAETLVRHLQEAADTRLEPIHPEEALHLYLEDKARECRKSTVNSHRSRLGFFLDWCDDRELDNLNDVTARDLHEFRVWRREDLSVATEKTQMDTLRVFFEWCETIDAVKPGLFKKVKSPVIPDGGNVDDTVLHTAEATEILEHLGRFEYATIEHVTWLILSETGMRMGAAHALDVEDYRTDVDHPHLVVLHRPETDTPIKNGPKGERPVAIDEDVCTVIDDYLDHRRPDVTDEHGRRPLLASGRGRLSKSSIRTYVYKWSRPCVVGQRCPEGRDPDECDAAIDLDQASKCPASVTPHPIRRGYITKLLGAGVPIEVVSDRCNVSPAVIEQHYDVRSANEKMEQRHEVLLGTLD; the protein is encoded by the coding sequence ATGACGCGGACCAACGATGTCCCGGAACTCGCCGAGGACCTGGATGCCGAAACGTTGGTCCGACACCTCCAAGAAGCGGCTGACACCAGGCTCGAGCCGATCCATCCCGAAGAAGCGCTCCATCTCTACCTTGAGGACAAAGCTCGGGAGTGTCGCAAGTCGACGGTCAACTCACACCGATCCAGACTCGGGTTCTTCCTCGACTGGTGTGACGATCGGGAGCTCGACAACCTCAACGACGTCACCGCCCGGGACCTCCACGAGTTCCGCGTCTGGCGACGAGAGGATCTCAGCGTCGCCACCGAGAAGACACAGATGGACACGCTCCGGGTCTTCTTCGAGTGGTGTGAGACCATCGACGCTGTCAAACCGGGGTTGTTCAAGAAGGTCAAATCGCCGGTGATCCCCGACGGCGGCAACGTCGACGACACCGTACTCCACACCGCCGAGGCCACCGAGATCCTCGAGCACCTCGGTCGGTTCGAGTACGCCACCATTGAGCACGTTACCTGGCTCATACTGAGCGAAACGGGAATGCGGATGGGCGCCGCACACGCACTCGATGTCGAGGACTACCGAACAGACGTAGACCACCCGCACCTGGTCGTGCTCCACCGCCCAGAGACGGACACGCCGATCAAAAACGGCCCGAAGGGCGAACGTCCGGTCGCGATCGACGAGGACGTTTGTACCGTCATCGACGACTACCTCGATCACCGCCGCCCCGACGTGACCGACGAGCACGGGCGACGGCCACTACTCGCGTCCGGCCGAGGCCGGCTCTCGAAGTCCAGCATCCGGACGTACGTCTACAAGTGGTCTCGGCCGTGTGTGGTCGGTCAACGCTGCCCAGAGGGCCGTGATCCCGACGAGTGCGACGCCGCAATCGACCTCGACCAGGCGTCGAAGTGCCCGGCCAGCGTGACGCCGCACCCGATCCGTCGCGGATACATCACCAAGCTGCTCGGGGCCGGCGTCCCGATCGAGGTGGTGAGTGATCGGTGTAACGTCTCACCGGCGGTCATCGAGCAGCACTACGACGTTCGGTCTGCGAACGAGAAGATGGAACAGCGGCATGAGGTTCTTCTTGGGACGTTAGACTGA
- a CDS encoding methyltransferase family protein: protein MRKGDTDHSKRYGTLRTDFDYALNVPLFGGESTMSTIGTAAFIIAAVVGASILIGIVTSALGIGSYWPPGERNWNYYVHWIGSQIFNLAILVAYVADPGEWVAPLEFLLPGVVLTGVGFGIAVAAGFNLGVEETLGLDGDLRTTGWYRYSRNPQYVGYIMACVGCALLANAPQVTILMVIYLGWWVALPFAEEPWLEERYGEEYEKYAGQIPRFVGTESISTLFEWRTSENEQ, encoded by the coding sequence ATGCGGAAGGGTGACACTGACCACTCAAAGAGATATGGAACTCTCCGTACGGACTTCGATTACGCTCTCAACGTACCCCTCTTCGGCGGTGAATCGACGATGAGTACAATTGGAACAGCGGCGTTCATCATCGCCGCCGTCGTCGGCGCCAGCATTCTTATCGGGATCGTTACGAGCGCACTTGGAATCGGCTCGTACTGGCCACCTGGAGAACGTAACTGGAACTATTACGTTCACTGGATCGGGTCACAGATCTTCAATCTCGCTATTCTCGTTGCCTATGTCGCTGATCCGGGGGAATGGGTGGCACCGCTGGAATTCTTACTTCCCGGGGTTGTTCTAACCGGTGTCGGGTTTGGGATTGCGGTTGCAGCCGGCTTCAATCTCGGGGTTGAAGAAACGCTGGGATTAGACGGGGACCTACGAACGACCGGATGGTATCGGTACTCCCGAAATCCCCAGTACGTCGGATATATTATGGCGTGTGTCGGGTGTGCGCTTCTCGCCAATGCCCCGCAAGTAACGATTCTAATGGTGATTTATCTCGGGTGGTGGGTCGCGCTTCCATTTGCCGAGGAGCCATGGCTCGAAGAACGGTACGGTGAAGAATATGAGAAATATGCCGGGCAGATCCCTCGGTTCGTGGGAACGGAAAGCATATCTACACTATTTGAGTGGCGTACCTCCGAGAACGAGCAGTAG
- a CDS encoding ribbon-helix-helix domain-containing protein produces MAPGVTVTDGSSPDADGRRHSRLEPRRTRERVTVRTTDEQLEAIESLVTADVYPNRSEAIRAGIDAVIERHDREPQSDRTE; encoded by the coding sequence GTGGCACCCGGAGTCACCGTGACGGACGGCTCGTCTCCCGACGCGGACGGCCGACGCCACTCCCGACTGGAGCCTCGCCGAACCCGAGAGCGCGTGACGGTACGGACGACGGACGAGCAGTTAGAAGCGATCGAGTCGCTCGTCACGGCCGACGTCTATCCCAATCGGAGTGAAGCTATCCGGGCCGGAATCGACGCCGTGATCGAGCGTCACGACCGGGAGCCCCAGTCCGACCGAACAGAGTAG
- a CDS encoding tyrosine-type recombinase/integrase, with translation MNLEPIAPELAVELFIADKEAEYRWATLQSYQSRLGYFTEWCDERGINNCNELNGRLLHEYRIWRRSQGEYSPATQKTHLDSIRVFIRWLGTVDGVHPDLHLKVRSPKLTPDENSRSVTLESEDAEAMLAYLERYEYASTQHVSLSLLWHTMLRLGAVYALDLDDYDREERFLSIVHRPDTGTPIKNGRSGQRLVALSGEICTLLDDYILGRRKDETDEHGRKPLLTSVHGRMSKNTIRRYCYDYSRPCMTGQDCPHGREPDTCEFVPDEKSSKCPSSVSPHPFRRGGITHYLANDVPETTVSQRANVSPDVIEQHYDQRTAKEKMEQRRQYLGNI, from the coding sequence ATGAATCTCGAACCGATAGCACCGGAACTGGCAGTCGAACTGTTCATCGCAGACAAGGAAGCCGAGTACCGCTGGGCGACGCTCCAGTCCTATCAGTCGCGGCTGGGCTACTTCACCGAGTGGTGTGACGAGCGCGGGATCAACAACTGCAACGAGCTTAACGGCCGGTTGCTCCACGAATACCGCATTTGGCGCCGTAGCCAAGGCGAGTACTCCCCGGCGACCCAGAAGACCCACTTGGACAGCATCCGCGTCTTCATCCGCTGGCTCGGGACGGTCGACGGCGTGCATCCTGACCTACACCTGAAAGTCCGCTCGCCGAAGCTCACGCCCGACGAGAACTCCCGGTCGGTGACGCTCGAGAGCGAGGACGCCGAGGCGATGCTGGCCTACCTCGAACGCTACGAATACGCCTCGACCCAGCACGTCTCGCTCTCGCTCCTCTGGCACACGATGCTCCGACTCGGTGCGGTATACGCGCTCGACCTGGACGACTACGATCGCGAGGAGCGGTTCCTGTCGATCGTCCACCGACCGGACACCGGAACGCCGATCAAGAACGGCAGGAGCGGACAGCGGCTCGTCGCGCTTTCGGGGGAGATCTGTACGCTCCTCGACGACTACATCCTCGGCCGCCGGAAGGACGAGACGGACGAGCACGGCCGGAAGCCGCTGCTCACCAGCGTCCACGGTCGCATGTCGAAGAATACGATCCGCAGGTACTGCTACGACTACTCGCGACCCTGTATGACCGGGCAGGACTGTCCGCACGGACGCGAGCCGGACACGTGTGAGTTCGTTCCGGACGAAAAGTCCTCTAAGTGCCCCTCGAGCGTGAGCCCGCATCCATTCCGGCGGGGCGGGATCACGCACTACCTCGCGAACGACGTACCGGAGACGACCGTGAGCCAACGGGCGAACGTTAGCCCGGACGTGATCGAACAGCACTACGACCAACGGACCGCGAAGGAGAAGATGGAGCAGCGACGGCAGTACCTGGGGAACATCTAA
- a CDS encoding phospholipase D family protein: MSAATVESNVQLLGSDAGGRRVQDSLSDIFAGDGTVYIVSGYFTYQGYRTIRDDVVSFLDRSPENELVVVVGPASDQFSARIAYDLWNLDRDGQVRLYKQPRGLHAKLYVRDGPEPTMYLGSANITQVAFEYNVELGLELTRESPGHPDLKPALEWCGDLVAASTPLRRRDLIGPVQVGSSFVNWSNKARLLPLRNVALRVLPVVLSIFVLSMLFRFI; the protein is encoded by the coding sequence ATGAGCGCTGCTACGGTCGAATCGAACGTTCAACTGCTCGGCTCCGACGCGGGCGGTCGGCGGGTACAGGACTCGCTGTCGGATATCTTCGCGGGCGACGGGACGGTCTACATCGTTTCCGGGTACTTCACCTACCAGGGCTATCGGACGATTCGGGACGACGTCGTCTCGTTTCTCGATCGGTCGCCAGAGAACGAACTCGTCGTGGTCGTCGGACCCGCCTCCGATCAGTTCTCAGCGCGGATCGCCTACGATCTCTGGAACCTCGATCGGGACGGTCAGGTGCGCCTGTACAAACAACCGCGCGGGCTCCACGCGAAGCTGTACGTTCGCGACGGCCCGGAGCCGACGATGTACCTCGGATCGGCGAATATTACGCAAGTGGCGTTCGAGTACAACGTCGAGCTCGGGCTCGAGCTGACGCGCGAGTCACCCGGTCATCCCGACCTGAAGCCCGCTCTCGAATGGTGTGGAGACCTCGTCGCCGCCTCGACGCCGTTACGGCGGCGTGACCTGATCGGTCCCGTTCAGGTGGGCAGTTCGTTCGTCAACTGGTCGAACAAGGCCCGATTGCTTCCGCTACGAAACGTCGCGCTCAGAGTGCTACCGGTCGTGCTCTCGATTTTCGTCCTCAGTATGCTGTTTCGGTTTATCTAA
- a CDS encoding ATP-dependent nuclease — MTDVSLPLTRFTAETHMQSLKGLVDRYEHEGEPIHYKKAATEVSETTCSSCLKYFSKIGLIEPEKQGVYTPSQPIIDYFTKVRESREKAVQRIISKLREDSVFKEVTFHISEEGVGVKELAEKTAGGIGISKDEIPKIERAIEIFAELEALSIGEDDQVTLRTEGKHEPNSDESEAGGAKDGSQQEIRLEKPRDPSELDPEELDLPPTKGDPESLHQVCTQLKAGGKWSAEEISEETEFAKRKVQGQVRYGVELGFIDRSDDGYSPTQRGYDLGFETGLNKTTEELFLEGVLESDIYISLLSRCLDHADEEEGSRAIKSSHCERELRTYFGFTEESEDTLKDAINTFLQTIEAAGHGNYIIGRRGLETRIEFSQNELDGLRRIIRVEVIEQPADKPETENGVNEVDREEKSKSDEKPDQRKGLLKQHLSNGKPEGGPPLRISSLRIQNYRNIQDSEEIRLKPITTFIGKNESGKTSTLEAINSFSKDGEYSDRDICNDIDYESKENLPIISLTFEITEEIAKEYYADDGLNEDFPVKYRVTKYADGHVEDETDLNISPPSPDIVYYNEYDLISDVLYIGEGNDDDNEDSTFWNLLQIGDLTEEKIVGTTGRAHDQAIENAENKIEDRLNDAWSQKDIQVKLSYSDGENCLRLYIQDEIQNEERELTHPSQRSEGFQWFFSFYVNMLAETEGDSEGYKILLLDDPAVHLHPSGKQDWLETLEEIAREEQVLYTSHSPYLIEKQYPARIRTVEDSPNGTQINADIFDADTGTLEPLRNALGIDLSASPFVSEGQLLVEGPSEYYILSAVGTYMDSVLDRGFIDWRKISLMPVRGADDVVGKASWLESENLEYVILLDSDEQGRSVQERIQEHHKHIENDRVQLLSRRPHDEDVVIEDIFDPEFYVAAANEFYTGLMEDFEPISINRVDPNKWEIGREEYEGQRIDKVLVNELRRQDIAEDLENDDGEIELAKRPIAEVISEKINNGDVEPDDLDFFNELLGNINSRLSP, encoded by the coding sequence ATGACTGACGTTTCGTTGCCGCTGACCCGGTTCACCGCCGAAACCCACATGCAATCCCTGAAGGGATTGGTGGATAGGTACGAACATGAAGGCGAGCCAATCCACTACAAAAAAGCAGCCACTGAAGTTTCAGAAACCACCTGTTCCAGCTGCCTAAAGTACTTCAGCAAAATAGGGCTAATCGAACCTGAAAAACAAGGTGTCTACACACCGTCTCAACCGATCATTGATTATTTCACAAAAGTTCGAGAGTCACGTGAAAAAGCAGTTCAACGTATAATTTCAAAATTACGCGAAGATTCTGTTTTTAAAGAGGTCACATTCCACATTAGTGAAGAAGGTGTAGGTGTGAAGGAGTTGGCAGAAAAAACAGCTGGTGGAATAGGCATAAGCAAAGATGAGATACCGAAAATTGAGCGAGCAATTGAAATTTTTGCGGAGTTAGAAGCGCTTTCAATTGGTGAAGATGACCAGGTAACTTTACGAACGGAAGGGAAGCACGAGCCCAATTCCGATGAGTCTGAAGCAGGTGGAGCCAAAGATGGTTCTCAGCAAGAAATCCGTTTAGAGAAGCCTCGTGATCCGTCTGAGCTAGATCCTGAAGAATTAGATTTACCGCCGACAAAAGGTGATCCTGAAAGCCTTCATCAGGTGTGTACACAGTTGAAAGCTGGCGGGAAGTGGTCCGCTGAGGAAATCTCTGAAGAAACCGAATTTGCAAAACGTAAGGTGCAAGGTCAGGTACGGTACGGGGTAGAACTCGGATTTATTGACCGGTCTGATGATGGTTATTCACCGACTCAACGCGGATATGATCTCGGATTCGAAACAGGATTGAACAAAACAACGGAAGAACTGTTTCTCGAAGGTGTTCTCGAATCCGACATTTATATATCGCTTTTGTCACGCTGCCTCGACCACGCTGACGAGGAAGAAGGTTCACGGGCGATAAAATCAAGCCATTGTGAACGGGAATTACGCACGTATTTTGGATTTACTGAAGAATCTGAAGATACGCTCAAAGACGCGATTAATACGTTTCTGCAAACTATTGAAGCGGCGGGGCACGGGAATTACATCATTGGTCGTAGAGGTTTGGAGACCCGGATTGAATTCTCACAAAACGAATTGGATGGTCTACGCCGAATTATCCGGGTAGAAGTAATCGAACAACCAGCTGATAAACCAGAAACAGAGAATGGAGTCAACGAAGTAGACCGTGAAGAAAAATCAAAATCAGATGAGAAACCTGACCAAAGAAAGGGACTGTTAAAGCAACACCTATCGAACGGGAAACCAGAGGGCGGCCCTCCGCTCCGCATTTCCTCACTCAGAATTCAGAATTATAGGAATATCCAGGACTCGGAGGAAATCCGACTCAAACCCATCACTACGTTCATTGGGAAGAATGAATCGGGAAAAACATCTACGCTCGAAGCAATCAACTCGTTTTCAAAAGACGGTGAATACAGTGACCGAGACATTTGTAACGATATCGATTACGAATCTAAGGAAAATCTGCCCATTATTTCGCTCACGTTCGAAATCACAGAGGAAATTGCTAAGGAATACTACGCTGATGATGGTCTGAATGAGGATTTCCCAGTGAAATACCGTGTAACAAAATATGCTGACGGCCATGTTGAAGACGAGACGGATTTGAATATTTCACCACCGTCCCCGGATATCGTGTATTATAACGAATACGACCTAATATCAGACGTCCTGTATATTGGTGAAGGGAATGATGATGATAATGAAGACAGTACGTTCTGGAATTTACTTCAAATTGGTGATTTGACTGAGGAGAAGATTGTGGGGACCACCGGACGAGCACATGATCAAGCGATTGAGAACGCGGAAAACAAAATTGAGGATCGATTAAACGATGCGTGGTCGCAGAAAGACATCCAAGTCAAACTCAGCTACAGTGACGGGGAGAATTGCTTACGGCTATACATTCAAGATGAAATCCAGAATGAGGAGCGCGAATTAACCCATCCCTCGCAGCGCAGTGAAGGGTTTCAGTGGTTCTTTTCATTCTACGTGAATATGCTCGCTGAGACCGAGGGAGATAGTGAAGGGTATAAAATCCTGCTTTTAGATGATCCAGCTGTTCACCTTCACCCGTCCGGGAAACAAGACTGGTTGGAGACGCTGGAGGAAATTGCTCGGGAAGAACAAGTCCTGTACACCTCGCATTCACCGTATTTAATCGAGAAACAATATCCGGCCCGCATCAGGACAGTGGAAGACTCCCCAAACGGGACACAAATTAACGCCGATATTTTCGATGCTGACACTGGTACACTCGAACCATTACGGAACGCTCTCGGGATTGATTTGAGCGCGTCACCCTTCGTTTCAGAAGGACAATTACTGGTAGAAGGACCGTCGGAATACTATATCCTGTCAGCCGTTGGGACATACATGGATAGCGTGCTAGACCGTGGCTTCATCGATTGGCGGAAAATATCGCTTATGCCAGTCCGCGGCGCGGATGATGTTGTCGGAAAAGCAAGCTGGTTAGAGTCTGAAAACCTGGAATACGTTATTCTACTTGACAGCGACGAACAAGGCCGAAGCGTGCAGGAACGCATTCAAGAGCATCATAAGCATATTGAAAATGATCGAGTTCAATTGCTATCACGGCGACCACACGACGAAGATGTTGTGATAGAGGATATTTTCGATCCAGAATTCTACGTCGCAGCTGCCAACGAATTCTACACGGGACTAATGGAGGATTTTGAACCAATTTCAATCAACAGAGTCGATCCGAATAAGTGGGAGATAGGTAGGGAAGAATACGAAGGGCAGCGAATTGATAAGGTTCTGGTGAACGAGCTTAGACGTCAAGATATTGCAGAGGATCTCGAAAATGACGATGGTGAAATTGAACTGGCGAAACGACCAATCGCCGAAGTAATCTCCGAGAAAATTAATAACGGGGATGTCGAACCGGATGATTTGGATTTCTTCAATGAACTTCTAGGAAACATTAATTCTAGACTATCTCCGTGA
- a CDS encoding nitroreductase family protein, giving the protein MEYYDVIHRRRMMRTFRDDPIDDDAVERIVSAGLQGPSAGFSQGFAFLALESPDELERFWATNAHNDQPERVRRAPLVIVPLACKDDYLDRYAEPDKGWTDRDESRWPVPYWYIDTGMAALNVLHAAIVEDLGALFFGLPTEDWPAFRDAFDVPEEYDPIGAIVVGHPGDEEVESSADTRDRRDVEDIVHGGDWGTAFR; this is encoded by the coding sequence ATGGAGTACTACGATGTCATCCACCGCCGCCGCATGATGCGTACCTTCCGCGACGACCCCATCGACGATGACGCGGTCGAACGGATCGTCAGCGCGGGCCTGCAGGGCCCGTCGGCCGGGTTCAGCCAGGGATTCGCCTTCCTCGCGCTGGAGTCGCCTGACGAACTTGAGCGCTTCTGGGCGACCAACGCACACAACGACCAGCCCGAGCGGGTCCGGCGTGCACCGCTCGTGATCGTCCCCCTCGCCTGCAAGGACGACTATCTCGACCGGTACGCCGAGCCGGACAAGGGGTGGACCGACCGCGACGAGTCGCGCTGGCCGGTGCCGTACTGGTACATCGACACGGGAATGGCTGCCCTGAACGTCCTCCACGCGGCCATCGTCGAAGATCTAGGCGCGCTCTTTTTCGGCCTCCCGACCGAAGACTGGCCGGCGTTTCGCGACGCTTTCGACGTTCCCGAGGAGTACGACCCCATCGGAGCGATCGTCGTCGGCCACCCCGGCGACGAGGAGGTCGAGAGTTCGGCCGACACCCGCGACCGACGGGACGTAGAAGACATCGTCCACGGCGGCGACTGGGGGACGGCGTTCCGCTGA
- a CDS encoding cytochrome P450 — protein sequence MTTDPTTVDYPPGPSGLPIVGAVPASILGGLEFRERVAREYGDIVHWSGLGDHYYMVSDPEAIAHVLVHNNDNYVKGELFQRSLRPLTGNGILNSEEDEWRRNRHLIQPAFHPDRIDVYAELMCEEAERTIGAWTDGETRSIHDDMMELTLRIVSRALFGVNIDPYVDDIESAVNDFLPATSSLSHLLLPEGIPLPARRRMARARATLADVVDDIVRRKRADPGDADVISMLLAARDENENPLSDEQIRDEAITLLTAGHETTAVALTYTTYLLAQHPEIERRLVDELDRDRPTVDDVSNGSFVDRVVKESMRLYPPVPGVVREAKTPDRIGGYRIPAGATVFLSQWVTHRDGRWYDDPLAFRPDRWSDEVADELPQLAYFPFAAGPRRCVGDRFAMVEAKLLLATIYREYHLELASNRALDIVPTITSRPKEDVLMRVHERRAN from the coding sequence ATGACTACGGATCCCACGACCGTCGACTATCCCCCGGGTCCGTCCGGGTTGCCGATCGTCGGGGCGGTGCCGGCGTCGATTCTGGGCGGGCTGGAGTTCAGAGAGCGCGTGGCGCGCGAGTACGGCGACATCGTCCACTGGAGCGGCCTCGGAGATCACTACTACATGGTCTCCGATCCGGAGGCGATCGCGCACGTCCTCGTACACAACAACGATAACTACGTCAAAGGCGAACTGTTTCAGCGGTCGCTCAGGCCGCTTACCGGAAATGGCATTTTAAACAGCGAGGAAGACGAGTGGCGACGAAACCGACACCTCATTCAACCCGCGTTCCACCCGGATCGAATCGACGTCTACGCCGAGTTGATGTGCGAGGAAGCCGAGCGGACGATCGGCGCCTGGACCGACGGTGAGACGCGTTCGATTCACGACGACATGATGGAGCTGACCCTCCGGATCGTCTCGCGGGCGCTTTTCGGCGTGAATATCGACCCTTATGTCGACGACATCGAGTCTGCGGTCAACGACTTCCTGCCGGCGACGTCGAGCCTCTCGCACCTGTTGCTTCCCGAGGGGATCCCCCTCCCGGCCCGCCGACGGATGGCGCGCGCCAGAGCGACGTTAGCCGACGTCGTGGACGATATCGTTCGCCGGAAACGGGCAGATCCGGGGGACGCGGACGTGATCTCGATGCTACTCGCCGCGCGCGACGAGAACGAGAATCCACTCTCCGACGAGCAGATCCGGGACGAGGCGATCACCCTCCTCACGGCGGGTCACGAGACGACCGCGGTGGCGCTCACCTACACGACGTACCTGCTCGCCCAGCACCCCGAGATCGAGCGACGGCTCGTCGACGAACTCGACCGTGATCGCCCGACGGTGGACGACGTCTCGAACGGGTCGTTCGTCGATCGAGTCGTCAAAGAATCGATGCGGCTGTACCCGCCGGTTCCCGGCGTCGTTCGAGAGGCGAAGACGCCCGACAGGATCGGTGGCTACCGAATCCCGGCCGGCGCCACGGTGTTTCTGAGCCAATGGGTCACCCACCGTGACGGACGGTGGTACGACGATCCGCTCGCGTTCCGACCGGATCGCTGGAGTGACGAGGTAGCCGACGAACTCCCGCAGCTCGCGTACTTTCCGTTCGCTGCCGGTCCGCGCCGCTGTGTCGGCGACCGGTTCGCGATGGTGGAGGCGAAACTCCTGCTCGCGACCATCTACCGGGAGTATCACCTCGAGCTCGCCTCTAATCGAGCGCTCGATATCGTCCCCACGATCACGTCGCGCCCGAAGGAGGACGTCCTGATGCGGGTCCACGAGCGTCGGGCGAACTAA